The stretch of DNA ATTAAATTTTAGAAAATAGCCCATTTTTTGTTTAATTTAGGCGAAAGTCAACAAAAAAGGGTGGCGAAGCCACCCACACATGTTGATGAAGAGCCAAATTTTGAATCAAATTCCCTTTGATCCGTATAAAATGCAGTTCCTGGGTACAGCCTCTAGCGACTGGATGGACAATTCTAAACCTTACCACAAAATCGTTGGCGTCCTGCTGGATGTGAAGTCCGTAATGCGGAACTACCGTCGCAACGAAATTGCTCAATTCAAGTTGGCGGAAGTTGTGAGATCCCAGGTAGAAAGCATATTTGAAAGCTACGACAGAGGGAGATTTTCATCTGGTGCAGACACGAAAATACGGCCTTAAAACGATGATGACGGCAATTTCTTTCTAAAAACAAAAAAAGTGTTGCAAATAAGAGCATAATTAGTTATCTCTGTTAGAAATCAGCGAACAACAAACGTTTTTCTTTTGGCGGAGGAAAATATGGCTACTTTTGACGTATATTTAGGTTGGAGAAGGTGCTCTTCTCTCCAAGAAAAAAGGACCGGCCTGCAACTGGAATTGCTGGTCGGCCCCGTAAAGGACTTTGTAGCCCCTTTGAGTTTTGTAAAGCTACATAAATCCTTTGCTCTTGGCAATTTCATTTAACCGCCCGCAAGGGCAAAGGAGTCTGCAACGGCAGATTATGGACCTCTATTACCTGTAATCGGTTCTTGTGCACCGAGAGACACCATTTACACCCATGAATTCCGGCCTTCCCCTGGAGTTGGTGGGTTGGTTCCGTCCATTTCGTGGACTCGTAATTTGATGGAACAGGAAAAGCCGTCTTTTCAACAATACCTTCGCGCAATCAAGGATATCGACGCAGAGATCGTGCTACCTGGCTGGAAAAACTACGTGGCGCGAGACAGGGCTTTGGAACAAATGCGTTTGTTGAGGTATTACGGCGGGTATCAAGGGATGAAGTGGGACCTGACCACCGGTTCTCCCAACAACCATTTGGATTCTTTAATACGAACGAAATACCCGCGCTATCCTAGGTATTTTTCTAAAGATGGTTTGTTTAGCAAACTTGAACTTCCAAAAGTCAATGCGCCCTTTGACGTCTCCCATTTTCATGCGACATTGAGCAAGTATCTTGACTGGCCTCAAAATCACCAATATATACGTCCTGATCTAGCTGGCTGGGCTGGTGACATGTTTACTTTTGCGCGAGATTTGAAGGACTTGCGTAGTAAGGGGTGGTTTAGCAATGACAGTTTATACAAACTGGCGGACCTTAGCATTGGTGAAAAGCTTGATGGTTTTAATCATAGTTTTGGACGTAGTGACTTCTACGCAGATGTTGACGCGCGGAACATCTCGACCTTAGTTGGACAAGGGCTGCCGTTGCATACTGCTGTTGAAAATTATTTTGAAAACGATCTTTACGGCCGCTTCGGCATGTTCGTGAATAGCTATGGCGGTTGGAAAAATTTTGAAAAACGCGTGCGTAGCTATAATTTTTTCCCAATGAACCCTTTGCTAGAATCTATCTTTATTGATGCCGCACAAAGGGCGTTTATCAACAAAGTTAGGGAAGGCTGTCTTCGTGAAATGGATTGCTTTTAAAATAATTCTTGCGATTGCAACACTTGTTTTTGTTGTAGAATTTATACTCTGGAGGAATCTTATTCCAGAGTATTTTTTCTCAGCATACGCAGACAAGGTAAATGTCGGTGACACGGAGATTGCAGTTTTTGTTGATAAAGATTTTATCATGCAAAGTTTTCATGGGCATACCTATCGTTTTTATGTCTGGGTAAGAAAACAAAACTTTTTTTATTCGTTGTCGCACAGCGATTATTTAGATAAGTACTTTGAAGTTGATGTTGACAAAATCGTTCCTTATTATGTATCCATGTCAAAAGAGGAAACTGTAAAATTCGTTTATGTAAGCGAAGATCGTAGATACCCCAATCATCGAGATACCTATGCTTTGATTCAGGATGAAACTGGGGAAATTATAGCGCTAGACATTTTTGAAGAAAAGAACGATACGTTAAATACGATAGAAAGCAAGTGCCGTATAAGGATTCCTGAACGAGGTGCGTCTGTTCCGGCTGAAAGCGTCCAATTCGAAGAGGCGTCCTTAAAGGAAATCAAGCGAGTGATTAACCAATATACATTTAAGGAATTGGATTGCCTCGAATCGTTGGCCAAGGAACAGAAGAAAGGATTTTTATATTAACTGAAAAAAAATATGCTAACTGATAAATTCGCTATATCAAGTCTATCAACTCGTAAAAAACATATAAAGTATTACGTTTCTGATGATTGCTGAACACAAGGTTGAATTCAACGAGTTTATCTAACGCTCGATTGATGGCTGTGTTGGAAAGCCCAGTTTCTTTTGCAATCGACTTACTAGTATGTATAGGCATCTTGAAAAAGCACTCAAAAACCTGCTTTGCAATTTTCGAGGAGCACTTTTCGTCTATCACCTGAATACTGCGTGTGTACAACTTTTCAATCTTGACTATGTTCTCGCTATACTTGATACTTTGCTTATTGACAATGTCCAGAAAGAACTTCACCCATTCGTTCCAGGCGCCATTGCTACGAATATCGTTTAGCAACTTGTAGTATCTATACTTTTCTTTTTCAATAGCTTCGCTCAAGAACAGGTACAGTCTATCAATTTCGTGGGTAAAAAACAGGTACAAGACTATAATCATTCTGCCAATACGTCCGTTGCCATCTTCAAAAGGATGGATCGTCTCGAATTGAGCGTGGATTAGCGCAGCATTTACGAGATTCCGCTGCGTTGGAGAAGAATTGTTCATGTAACTGATGAGATTGTCCATCAGTTTCTTGACATTTGACGGTGCTGGTGGCGTGAACGAAACATCCTTTGTAGCTTCGTCCTTGATATAATTTTGCTTTACTCGATACCTACCAGTGTTTTCCGAGGTTTTGTGCACGTTGCCACTAAGTAAAATCCGGTGCATTTCCAAAAGCATTTCTTCACTGAATCGTCCATCACGAATCAAATAAGAGAGGCCGCTATTCAAGGCATTAGTGTAATTGTCTAAATCCTTGTTACTTGTGCTCGTTTCATTTGTCGCCTTGTTTTCTAGGGATTCTTCAAGACTCGTGCAAGTTCCTTCCATGCTAGTTGAATGAAAATTTTCCTTCCAGAGCATGGATCGAGTACAAGATTCTTCGGCGATAGACCTTTTCAAAGCAGTTAGGTAAATGCCCATATGGGACGTGGCGTCAATAAGTTCGTCAAAATATTCACGCTTATCTAGCTTTTGTAGTGCAGATTCGATAAACTCAGCTTTAAAAGGTTCTTTCATAGTAAATACAAAAATACATAAAAATGTATTTTAAGAAAAGTGTACAAGTGTTCAGAAATTCACATAAAAAAGCGACCCTTTTCAGGATCGCTTTCACACTAACGGAAGACACATTTTTTTCAGCTAATTACTACTCAGTTTCACCGTAAAGGCTTACCTTGTTATCTTCCTTGGTGGTGGTGTAACCAGCATCCACAGGAAGCTTTACGCCGGTGATGGCACTGGCTTCGTCGCTTGCAAGGAAATAAGCGGCAGCAGCGATTTCGGAAGGTTCAATCCAGCGATTCAAAAGGCTCTTATCTTCGGCAGCCTTGCGAAGCTTAGGATCGGAGTAGTCGTACTTGATGGCCATTTCGGTCTTGGTATAGCCAGGAGCCACCGAGTTCACGCGAATACCGTACTCGCCCAAATGGAAGGCTGCGGTACGGGTAAGCCCGTCAACAGAGGACTTGGAAATTCCATAACCGAACGGAGACCATTCTGCAAAGG from Fibrobacter sp. UWR4 encodes:
- a CDS encoding Fic family protein; translated protein: MKEPFKAEFIESALQKLDKREYFDELIDATSHMGIYLTALKRSIAEESCTRSMLWKENFHSTSMEGTCTSLEESLENKATNETSTSNKDLDNYTNALNSGLSYLIRDGRFSEEMLLEMHRILLSGNVHKTSENTGRYRVKQNYIKDEATKDVSFTPPAPSNVKKLMDNLISYMNNSSPTQRNLVNAALIHAQFETIHPFEDGNGRIGRMIIVLYLFFTHEIDRLYLFLSEAIEKEKYRYYKLLNDIRSNGAWNEWVKFFLDIVNKQSIKYSENIVKIEKLYTRSIQVIDEKCSSKIAKQVFECFFKMPIHTSKSIAKETGLSNTAINRALDKLVEFNLVFSNHQKRNTLYVFYELIDLI